The DNA region GCCGAAGAGATTGTCATTCTTGCCCCAAAAACGACGGCAAAAATTCAAAATCTCTATGCGGATGAGGGGGACATGGTACATGCAGGTCAAGTTTTGGCGGTAATGGAGCCATCAGAGTTGACCGCTGCGCTTCATGAGGGGGAAGCCTCCATCGCGAAAAGTCGCTCTCAACTCTCTGCTGCAAAAGCCGCACTAAAAGATTTGAAAGCCAAAGCGCACCTTGCCGATCAGACATTAGAGCGATACAGAGAACTACTCAAAGGGGGCTTTGTAACGCAAGCCGAATATGATAGTGCTTATGCCTCGGCGCAAAGTGCTTCGGCTCAACTGGAAAGTGGACACGAAAATATAAAATTGCTCACACTGGATGTAGAAAAATCAGGGGCAGCAGCGGCAGCTCAACGGCTGAAAATCGATGATTTGTCGCTTCGCTCACCTTTCGATGCGAAAGTCATCTCCAAAAATGGGGAAGTAGGAAGCACCATCAGCGCCGGTTCCGCCGTATTTCGTTTGGTGAATCCTAAAACCTACTGGGTTAAACTTTATATCGATGAACGTCAAAGCAGAAAAGTAAAAGTTGCCCAAAGTGCAACCATAACACTACGCTCCTATCCTGATCAAACATTTGAAGCACATGTGGCTCGAATCGGAAGTGAAAGCGACCGTGTTACCGAAGAGCGGATTGTGTATCTCGCATTCAAACAACTTCCAGCAGAGCTTTATTTAGGTGAACAGGCTGAAGCGTATATTCACATCAGCGATTCTCTCGGAGAGAAGCGATGATCAACCTCGCACAGAGGGATATCGCCCATTCGTTGGGGAAATTCATTACGACCGCATTCGGAGTGGGGATGCTGATTGGGGTAGTATTGATCATGATTGGTGTTTATCGTGGGATGGCTCATGATGCGATGATCGTACCAAACGACATTGCCCCAGATGTATGGGTGGTGCAGAAAGACACATTGGGTCCTTTTGCTGAAAACTCACGGTTGCATGAAGATCTCAAATATTCGCTCAAAGCGCTCGCTGGGGTAAAAGAGGTTCATCCTTTAACGTTTCAAAGCATTCAAATCATCGGAAAAGAGAAGCCGATCCGCCTTTACGCGCTAGGATATGATGTCTTAAGTGGATTTACACCCTTTCACCTCTCAAAAGGGAGGAAAATACGGATACCGACACAAGAGATTATCGTCGATTCAAAATCGGGATTTGAACTCGGAGATCAGATTTCTCTGGGACGAGATGAATACACCGTGGTTGGCCTCACACACAAAGCGGTTTCTTCAGGAGGGGATCCGATGCTTTATATGGGTCTCAGAGAGGCTCAAGAGTTACAATTTCTTTTTAGCAACGACCAAATCCGAAACGATCGAAACCGAGGGGTTCAGAGCACTTCCCCCCAAACGGTTAATACCTTTGCACTGAAACTTCACACAGGGGTAGAGATTCAGCAGGTTATTCAAGAGATCAAACGATGGAAACATCAACAGGCTTTTACCCAAGAAGAGCAAGCCGAAATTTTGACAAAAAATTTGATCGAACGTTCCGCAAAGCAAATCGGAATGTTTACGGTGATTTTGCTCATTGTTTCATCGGTCATTATTTCGTTGATTATCTATACGATGACAATCAATAAGATCAAAGAGATTGCGA from Sulfuricurvum kujiense DSM 16994 includes:
- a CDS encoding efflux RND transporter periplasmic adaptor subunit gives rise to the protein MKFADKKIIIGLIVLILGAIVLKKMFWVSEAPIPAVEKNTIETNSTVFGTGTLEAEEIVILAPKTTAKIQNLYADEGDMVHAGQVLAVMEPSELTAALHEGEASIAKSRSQLSAAKAALKDLKAKAHLADQTLERYRELLKGGFVTQAEYDSAYASAQSASAQLESGHENIKLLTLDVEKSGAAAAAQRLKIDDLSLRSPFDAKVISKNGEVGSTISAGSAVFRLVNPKTYWVKLYIDERQSRKVKVAQSATITLRSYPDQTFEAHVARIGSESDRVTEERIVYLAFKQLPAELYLGEQAEAYIHISDSLGEKR
- a CDS encoding ABC transporter permease → MINLAQRDIAHSLGKFITTAFGVGMLIGVVLIMIGVYRGMAHDAMIVPNDIAPDVWVVQKDTLGPFAENSRLHEDLKYSLKALAGVKEVHPLTFQSIQIIGKEKPIRLYALGYDVLSGFTPFHLSKGRKIRIPTQEIIVDSKSGFELGDQISLGRDEYTVVGLTHKAVSSGGDPMLYMGLREAQELQFLFSNDQIRNDRNRGVQSTSPQTVNTFALKLHTGVEIQQVIQEIKRWKHQQAFTQEEQAEILTKNLIERSAKQIGMFTVILLIVSSVIISLIIYTMTINKIKEIAILKLIGASNFTITKMIGQQSVLLGLIAFIAGNIFAHASADIFPKTIILVAQDAMKLFVVVMIVSILASISGIRTALRVDPSSAIGG